One part of the Lapillicoccus jejuensis genome encodes these proteins:
- the flgL gene encoding flagellar hook-associated protein FlgL: MTINRVTQRMMVTSSLAGLQNSLATVARTQEQLSSGRALNRPSDDPSGTDTAMRLRQSLAATTQYARNAQDGTGWLDQADTALGSVGDQLLHAQDLITQGVNGAMTQSARDALSSQLQSLRTGILGDANTTYLGRPIFGGVTGGTKAYDATGTYVGTPGAVNRTVADGMTVRVDVDGPSVLGSGAGSVFDHLDAAAAAVSSGDVAGMQAALTAVQADFQRVTDAHALVGSTTNQITSAVSAAQTRQTSLTSSLQDIENTDLPKAAMDLQLQTVAYQAALGAASKALQPSLMEFLR, encoded by the coding sequence ATGACCATCAACCGGGTCACCCAGCGGATGATGGTGACCAGCTCGCTCGCCGGCCTGCAGAACAGCCTGGCCACCGTCGCGCGCACGCAGGAGCAGCTCTCCAGCGGCCGCGCGCTCAACCGGCCCAGCGACGACCCGAGCGGCACCGACACGGCCATGCGGCTGCGGCAGTCGCTGGCCGCCACGACGCAGTACGCCCGCAACGCCCAGGACGGGACGGGCTGGCTCGACCAGGCCGACACCGCGCTCGGCTCGGTCGGCGACCAGCTGCTGCACGCGCAGGACCTCATCACCCAGGGCGTCAACGGCGCGATGACGCAGAGCGCGCGCGACGCCCTGTCCTCCCAGCTCCAGTCGCTGCGCACCGGGATCCTCGGTGACGCGAACACGACGTACCTCGGCCGGCCGATCTTCGGCGGGGTCACCGGCGGCACGAAGGCGTACGACGCCACCGGCACCTACGTCGGCACGCCCGGCGCGGTCAACCGGACCGTCGCGGACGGGATGACGGTGCGGGTCGACGTCGACGGGCCGAGCGTCCTCGGCTCCGGCGCCGGCTCCGTCTTCGACCACCTCGACGCCGCTGCCGCCGCCGTGAGCAGCGGTGACGTGGCGGGGATGCAGGCCGCGCTCACCGCGGTCCAGGCCGACTTCCAGCGCGTCACCGACGCGCACGCCCTCGTCGGCAGCACGACGAACCAGATCACCTCGGCCGTCTCGGCCGCCCAGACCCGCCAGACCTCGCTCACGTCCTCCCTGCAGGACATCGAGAACACCGACCTGCCGAAGGCGGCCATGGACCTGCAGCTGCAGACCGTGGCCTACCAGGCGGCCCTCGGCGCCGCGAGCAAGGCCCTTCAACCGAGCCTCATGGAGTTCCTGCGATGA
- the fliW gene encoding flagellar assembly protein FliW gives MMTTTAVRTPDPTAPAHPEAPVSPAPQQSDIPLIELTRPMPGFDDRRRFALVQLDEDGVLCALRSVDDPGLRFLVTPPAPFFPDYAPVVSDEVAAELGVDSPQDALLLVVLTAGRSLETSTANLLAPLVVNVRTRRAQQVILEGQDYAVAQPLVALGAA, from the coding sequence ATGATGACGACGACGGCCGTCCGCACCCCGGACCCGACCGCGCCCGCCCACCCGGAGGCCCCTGTGTCCCCCGCGCCCCAGCAGAGCGACATCCCGCTCATCGAGCTGACCCGCCCGATGCCCGGGTTCGACGACCGGCGGCGCTTCGCGCTCGTCCAGCTCGACGAGGACGGCGTGCTGTGCGCGCTCCGCTCGGTCGACGACCCGGGGCTGCGCTTCCTGGTCACCCCGCCGGCGCCCTTCTTCCCGGACTACGCCCCGGTCGTCAGCGACGAGGTCGCCGCCGAGCTCGGCGTCGACTCCCCGCAGGACGCGCTGCTGCTCGTCGTCCTCACCGCCGGGCGGTCGCTGGAGACGAGCACGGCCAACCTGCTCGCGCCGCTCGTGGTCAACGTCCGCACCCGCCGGGCCCAGCAGGTCATCCTCGAGGGCCAGGACTACGCCGTCGCGCAGCCGCTGGTGGCGCTCGGCGCGGCCTGA
- the csrA gene encoding carbon storage regulator CsrA codes for MLVLSRRVGESVTIDGGVVVTVLEVRSDGVRIGIDAPRSVKVHRSELLEELGRRNQEAASPQEDVVSSLQDALRRRTGGEAAADEAPSTDPAPERE; via the coding sequence ATGCTGGTACTGAGCCGCCGCGTGGGCGAGAGCGTCACCATCGACGGGGGCGTGGTCGTCACGGTGCTCGAGGTGCGCAGCGACGGGGTGCGGATCGGCATCGACGCCCCCCGCTCGGTCAAGGTGCACCGCAGCGAGCTGCTCGAGGAGCTCGGCCGCCGCAACCAGGAGGCCGCCTCCCCGCAGGAGGACGTCGTGTCCTCGCTCCAGGACGCGCTGCGACGCCGTACGGGCGGTGAGGCGGCCGCCGACGAGGCGCCGTCGACCGACCCGGCTCCCGAGCGCGAGTAG
- the abc-f gene encoding ribosomal protection-like ABC-F family protein, giving the protein MIVAAGIELRAGARLLVDGATFRVAEGDRVGLVGRNGAGKTTLTKVLAGDGQPAAGTVTSSGEVGYLPQDPRTGDLDVLARDRILSARGLDTVIRELRDTEKRMASEDEAVAARAMRTYARLDDEFTSRGGYAAESEAASIASALGLEERILAQPLHTLSGGQRRRVELSRILFSGAQTLLLDEPTNHLDADSIVWLREYLKAYKGGLVIISHDVEMLDTVVNRVFHLDANRAQLDLYNVGWKSYLAQRETDERRRKRERANAEKKAGALMAQADKMRAKATKTVAAQNMARRAERLLSGLEEERAQDKVAKLRFPDPASCGRTPLRASGLSRSYGSLEVFTDVDLAIDRGSRVVVLGLNGAGKTTLLRMLAGVDTPDTGQVEPGHGLKLGYYAQEHENLDVGRTVLENMKSAAPDLGETEVRKVLGSFLFSGDDVHKPAQVLSGGEKTRLSLAMLVVSAANVLLLDEPTNNLDPASREEILGALRTYKGAVVLVTHDEGAVEALEPEKILLLPDGVEDLWGPDYRDLVSLA; this is encoded by the coding sequence GTGATCGTCGCCGCCGGCATCGAGCTGCGAGCCGGAGCCCGGCTCCTCGTGGACGGCGCGACCTTCCGCGTCGCCGAGGGGGACCGGGTCGGGCTGGTCGGCCGCAACGGCGCCGGCAAGACGACCCTGACCAAGGTCCTCGCCGGGGACGGCCAGCCCGCCGCGGGCACCGTCACCTCCTCCGGTGAGGTCGGCTACCTCCCGCAGGACCCGCGCACCGGCGACCTCGACGTCCTCGCGCGCGACCGGATCCTGTCCGCCCGCGGTCTCGACACCGTCATCCGCGAGCTGCGCGACACCGAGAAGCGGATGGCCAGCGAGGACGAGGCCGTCGCCGCCAGGGCGATGCGCACATACGCCCGCCTCGACGACGAGTTCACCTCGCGCGGCGGGTACGCCGCCGAGTCCGAGGCCGCGAGCATCGCCTCCGCTCTCGGCCTCGAGGAGCGGATCCTCGCCCAGCCGCTGCACACCCTCTCCGGTGGCCAGCGGCGCCGCGTCGAGCTGTCGCGGATCCTCTTCTCCGGCGCGCAGACCCTGCTGCTCGACGAGCCGACGAACCACCTCGACGCGGACTCGATCGTCTGGCTGCGCGAGTACCTCAAGGCCTACAAGGGCGGGCTGGTCATCATCAGCCACGACGTCGAGATGCTCGACACCGTCGTCAACCGGGTCTTCCACCTCGACGCCAACCGCGCCCAGCTCGACCTGTACAACGTCGGCTGGAAGTCCTACCTGGCCCAGCGCGAGACCGACGAGCGGCGCCGCAAGCGCGAGCGCGCCAACGCCGAGAAGAAGGCCGGCGCCCTCATGGCCCAGGCCGACAAGATGCGCGCCAAGGCCACGAAGACCGTCGCGGCGCAGAACATGGCCCGGCGCGCCGAGCGGCTCCTGTCCGGTCTGGAGGAGGAGCGCGCGCAGGACAAGGTCGCCAAGCTGCGCTTCCCCGACCCGGCCTCCTGCGGCCGCACGCCCCTGCGGGCCAGCGGCCTCTCGCGATCTTACGGCTCGCTCGAGGTCTTCACCGACGTCGACCTGGCCATCGACCGCGGCTCGCGGGTCGTCGTCCTCGGCCTCAACGGCGCGGGCAAGACGACGCTGCTGCGGATGCTCGCCGGGGTCGACACCCCCGACACCGGCCAGGTCGAGCCCGGCCACGGCCTCAAGCTCGGCTACTACGCGCAGGAGCACGAGAACCTCGACGTCGGCCGCACCGTGCTGGAGAACATGAAGAGCGCCGCGCCCGACCTCGGTGAGACCGAGGTGCGCAAGGTGCTCGGCTCCTTCCTCTTCTCCGGCGACGACGTGCACAAGCCGGCCCAGGTGCTGTCCGGCGGGGAGAAGACCCGCCTCTCGCTGGCCATGCTCGTCGTCTCGGCGGCCAACGTCCTGCTGCTCGACGAGCCGACCAACAACCTCGACCCCGCCTCGCGCGAGGAGATCCTCGGCGCGCTGCGCACCTACAAGGGCGCCGTGGTCCTCGTCACCCACGACGAGGGGGCCGTCGAGGCCCTCGAGCCGGAGAAGATCCTCCTGCTGCCCGACGGCGTCGAGGACCTGTGGGGCCCCGACTACCGCGACCTCGTGTCGCTGGCCTGA
- a CDS encoding zinc-dependent alcohol dehydrogenase family protein: MRAVLVEAYGAPPRLTDVPDPSAPDGGVVVAVEATGVCRSDWHAWTGHDPVALPHVPGHELAGTVAEVGSGVTGWRVGDRVTVPFVCGCGVCAYCRAGDAQVCPDQTQPGFTHWGSYADRVVLHAADTNLVALPDDLDAVTAASLGCRFATSYRALTAHGGLGEGQWLAVHGAGGVGLAAVLVARALGARTVVVDPSPAARERALELGAEQAVDPAAGDVAQVVTEVTGGGAHVGVDAVGSAATATASVRSLRRRGRHVQVGLLFGADATPPLPMDRVVAHELSVHGSHGMAAADYPGMLRRVAAGRLDPGLLVGRVVPLADAPDALVAMSAPAQGPGMTVVDLRR, translated from the coding sequence GTGCGAGCGGTCCTCGTCGAGGCGTACGGCGCCCCGCCCCGCCTCACCGACGTCCCCGACCCGTCCGCGCCCGACGGCGGCGTCGTCGTCGCGGTCGAGGCGACCGGGGTGTGCCGCTCGGACTGGCACGCCTGGACGGGGCACGACCCGGTGGCGCTGCCGCACGTACCCGGCCACGAGCTGGCCGGCACGGTCGCCGAGGTCGGCTCGGGCGTGACCGGCTGGCGGGTCGGGGACCGGGTCACCGTCCCCTTCGTCTGCGGGTGCGGCGTGTGCGCCTACTGTCGCGCCGGCGACGCGCAGGTCTGCCCCGACCAGACCCAGCCCGGGTTCACCCACTGGGGCTCGTACGCCGACCGCGTGGTCCTGCACGCGGCCGACACCAACCTCGTGGCGCTGCCGGACGACCTCGACGCGGTCACCGCCGCGTCGCTGGGGTGCCGGTTCGCGACGTCGTACCGGGCCCTGACCGCGCACGGCGGGCTGGGCGAGGGGCAGTGGCTGGCGGTGCACGGCGCCGGTGGCGTCGGTCTGGCCGCGGTGCTCGTCGCGCGGGCGCTGGGCGCCCGCACCGTCGTCGTCGACCCGTCGCCCGCCGCCCGCGAGCGGGCCCTCGAGCTCGGCGCCGAGCAGGCCGTCGACCCGGCCGCCGGCGACGTCGCGCAGGTCGTCACCGAGGTGACCGGCGGGGGAGCGCACGTCGGGGTCGACGCCGTCGGCTCGGCCGCGACGGCCACCGCCTCGGTCCGCTCGCTGCGCCGCCGCGGCCGGCACGTCCAGGTCGGGCTGCTCTTCGGCGCCGACGCGACCCCGCCGCTGCCGATGGACCGGGTCGTCGCGCACGAGCTGTCGGTGCACGGCTCGCACGGGATGGCGGCGGCCGACTACCCGGGGATGCTGCGCCGCGTCGCGGCCGGCCGGCTCGACCCGGGGCTGCTCGTCGGTCGGGTCGTCCCGCTCGCGGACGCCCCGGACGCGCTCGTCGCGATGAGCGCGCCGGCGCAGGGGCCGGGGATGACGGTCGTCGACCTGCGTCGCTAG
- a CDS encoding nitrite/sulfite reductase — protein MTDGPSQPHTDTVTASPPRTRTRAPQPTGAWADGDRTPLNANEAFKQEDDGLNVRQRIIEEYSRDGFTSITDEDLRGRMRWWGLYTQRKPGIDGGRTAALDPSELDDEYFMLRIRSDGGQLSGEQLRTIAEVSTQFARDTADVTDRQNIQLHWIRVEDVPEIWERLEAVRLMTTEACGDTPRVILGSPVAGIAADEIIDGTPALEAIRDRWIGDPEFSNLPRKFKTAISGHPSLDIAHEANDISFVGVVHPEHGPGFDVWVGGGLSTNPIFAQRLGAWVPLEEVPEVWKGVVSIFRDHGYRRLRNKARLKFLLADWGPERFRRVLEEEYLGRPLVDGPPPAHPADRRRDHVGVHKQKDGRVWVGVAPVAGRVSGTVLGRLADLATEHGSGRVRLTAQQKLLVLDVDPASVDQLVAGLAEIGLSADPSEFRRGVLACTGIEFCKLAIVETKATARRTVEELERRLPGFDAPFTLHVNGCPNSCARFQVADVGLKGIVMSDEQGHDVEGFQVHVGGAIGVDAQLARKTRQLRVTSAELPDYVERLATRYLDQRDEGESFALWARRVPEEELR, from the coding sequence ATGACAGACGGTCCCTCCCAGCCGCACACTGACACGGTGACGGCCTCCCCTCCCCGCACGCGCACCCGCGCGCCGCAGCCCACCGGTGCGTGGGCCGACGGCGACCGCACCCCGCTCAACGCCAACGAGGCGTTCAAGCAGGAGGACGACGGCCTCAACGTCCGCCAGCGGATCATCGAGGAGTACAGCCGCGACGGCTTCACCTCGATCACCGACGAGGACCTGCGGGGGCGCATGCGCTGGTGGGGGCTCTACACCCAGCGCAAGCCCGGGATCGACGGCGGCCGCACCGCCGCGCTCGACCCGTCCGAGCTCGACGACGAGTACTTCATGCTCCGGATCCGCTCCGACGGCGGCCAGCTCTCCGGCGAGCAGCTGCGCACCATCGCCGAGGTCAGCACGCAGTTCGCGCGCGACACCGCCGACGTCACCGACCGGCAGAACATCCAGCTGCACTGGATCCGCGTCGAGGACGTCCCCGAGATCTGGGAGCGGCTCGAGGCCGTCCGGCTCATGACGACCGAGGCCTGCGGTGACACCCCGCGCGTCATCCTCGGCTCGCCGGTCGCCGGGATCGCCGCCGACGAGATCATCGACGGCACCCCGGCCCTCGAGGCGATCCGCGACCGCTGGATCGGCGACCCCGAGTTCTCCAACCTGCCGCGCAAGTTCAAGACGGCCATCTCCGGCCACCCCTCGCTCGACATCGCGCACGAGGCCAACGACATCTCCTTCGTCGGCGTCGTCCACCCCGAGCACGGCCCCGGCTTCGACGTCTGGGTCGGCGGCGGCCTGTCGACCAACCCGATCTTCGCCCAGCGCCTCGGTGCCTGGGTGCCGCTCGAGGAGGTGCCCGAGGTCTGGAAGGGCGTCGTCTCGATCTTCCGCGACCACGGCTACCGCCGGCTGCGGAACAAGGCCCGCCTCAAGTTCCTCCTCGCCGACTGGGGCCCGGAGAGGTTCCGCCGCGTCCTCGAGGAGGAGTACCTCGGCCGCCCGCTGGTCGACGGCCCGCCGCCGGCGCACCCCGCCGACCGCCGCCGCGACCACGTCGGAGTGCACAAGCAGAAGGACGGCCGGGTCTGGGTCGGCGTCGCGCCCGTCGCCGGCCGGGTCAGCGGCACGGTCCTCGGGCGCCTGGCCGACCTCGCCACCGAGCACGGCTCGGGTCGGGTCCGGCTCACCGCCCAGCAGAAGCTGCTCGTCCTCGACGTCGACCCGGCGTCGGTCGACCAGCTCGTCGCCGGCCTCGCCGAGATCGGCCTGTCGGCCGACCCGAGCGAGTTCCGCCGCGGCGTACTCGCCTGCACGGGCATCGAGTTCTGCAAGCTGGCCATCGTCGAGACCAAGGCCACCGCGCGTCGTACGGTCGAGGAGCTCGAGCGCCGGCTGCCCGGCTTCGACGCGCCGTTCACGCTGCACGTCAACGGCTGCCCCAACAGCTGCGCCCGCTTCCAGGTCGCCGACGTCGGCCTCAAGGGCATCGTCATGAGCGACGAGCAGGGCCACGACGTCGAGGGCTTCCAGGTCCACGTCGGCGGCGCCATCGGCGTCGACGCCCAGCTGGCCCGCAAGACCCGCCAGCTGCGGGTCACCTCGGCCGAGCTGCCCGACTACGTCGAGCGCCTGGCCACCCGCTACCTGGACCAGCGCGACGAGGGCGAGTCGTTCGCGCTCTGGGCCCGCCGTGTCCCCGAGGAGGAGCTGCGATGA
- a CDS encoding phosphoadenylyl-sulfate reductase, with protein MTVTVPRTGEATRAETLRDLVEEGSRVVGDLGPGREPATYEERVEMARRALRWAHETFGEALTVASSMGDTVMVHLAGTTIPGCDVFFLDTGYHFAETIGTRDAYDVMLPIRVRTVLPLLSVKQQDVEYGPRLHDRDPDLCCALRKVEPLQRALRGRQAWVSGLRRDESPSRADTPVVGWDAKREMVKLNPLATWTHDDVERFVAEEGVFENPLKHEGYASIGCGPCTRAIKPGEDERAGRWAGSAKTECGLHT; from the coding sequence ATGACCGTCACCGTCCCCCGCACCGGCGAGGCGACTCGCGCCGAGACCCTGCGCGACCTCGTCGAGGAGGGCAGCCGCGTGGTCGGCGACCTCGGCCCCGGCCGCGAGCCGGCGACGTACGAGGAGCGCGTCGAGATGGCGCGCCGAGCGCTGCGCTGGGCCCACGAGACCTTCGGTGAGGCGCTCACCGTCGCCAGCTCGATGGGCGACACCGTCATGGTGCACCTGGCCGGCACGACGATCCCCGGCTGCGACGTCTTCTTCCTCGACACCGGCTACCACTTCGCCGAGACCATCGGCACCCGCGACGCGTACGACGTCATGCTGCCCATCCGCGTGCGCACCGTCCTGCCACTGCTCAGCGTCAAGCAGCAGGACGTCGAGTACGGCCCGCGGCTGCACGACCGCGACCCCGACCTGTGCTGCGCGCTGCGCAAGGTCGAGCCGCTGCAGCGGGCGCTGCGCGGCCGCCAGGCGTGGGTGAGCGGGCTGCGCCGCGACGAGTCGCCGTCGCGCGCGGACACCCCGGTCGTGGGCTGGGACGCCAAGCGCGAGATGGTCAAGCTCAACCCGCTCGCGACCTGGACCCACGACGACGTCGAGCGGTTCGTCGCCGAGGAGGGCGTGTTCGAGAACCCGCTCAAGCACGAGGGCTACGCCTCCATCGGCTGCGGGCCGTGCACCCGGGCGATCAAGCCCGGTGAGGACGAGCGCGCCGGTCGCTGGGCCGGCAGCGCCAAGACCGAGTGCGGGCTGCACACCTGA
- the cobA gene encoding uroporphyrinogen-III C-methyltransferase codes for MTTGYPLTLDVAGRRVLVVGAGPVGARRALALVAAGARVDVVAPTADPAVREAAAAGLLTWHQRPYDAADLTTPARAWLVHTATGRAADAVVAAACETEAVWCTRADDASASTAWTPAVARGTAGTPADGLVVAVSGDRVGGADPRRSAAVRDAVLAGLQSGTLPVRRVRRPAVDPGEPARVGRVALVGGGPGDPGLLTVRGRALLAAADVVVTDRLGPRAVLDALGPDVEVVDVGKQPQRHPIPQDRINALLVEHALAGKDVVRLKGGDPFVLGRGGEEALFCAEHGVPVEVVPGVTSAVSVPAAAGIPVTHRGITASFVVASAHEGANEALTALRDAPVTSTLVLLMGVSALRETAESLMAAGRPASTPVALVESGWTADQRTTVTTLEKAAVVAEEEGVRAPAVVVVGDVVALRGQLGDLHRPTP; via the coding sequence GTGACCACCGGCTACCCGCTCACCCTCGACGTCGCCGGGCGCCGGGTCCTCGTCGTCGGCGCCGGTCCGGTCGGTGCCCGGCGAGCCCTCGCGCTCGTCGCCGCCGGCGCCCGGGTCGACGTCGTCGCGCCCACCGCCGATCCGGCGGTCCGCGAGGCCGCCGCCGCCGGGCTGCTCACCTGGCACCAGCGCCCGTACGACGCCGCCGACCTCACCACCCCCGCCCGGGCCTGGCTCGTGCACACGGCCACCGGGAGGGCGGCCGACGCGGTCGTCGCCGCGGCCTGCGAGACCGAGGCGGTGTGGTGCACCCGCGCCGACGACGCGTCCGCCTCGACCGCGTGGACCCCCGCGGTCGCCCGCGGCACCGCCGGTACCCCGGCCGACGGGCTCGTCGTCGCCGTCTCCGGCGACCGGGTCGGCGGGGCGGACCCGCGCCGGTCGGCGGCCGTCCGCGACGCCGTCCTCGCCGGGCTGCAGTCCGGCACGCTGCCCGTGCGGCGGGTGCGCCGCCCCGCGGTCGACCCCGGGGAACCGGCCCGGGTCGGCCGCGTCGCGCTCGTCGGCGGCGGGCCCGGCGACCCCGGACTGCTCACCGTCCGCGGCCGGGCGCTGCTCGCCGCCGCCGACGTCGTCGTCACCGACCGGCTCGGCCCGCGGGCCGTCCTCGACGCGCTCGGGCCGGACGTCGAGGTCGTCGACGTCGGCAAGCAGCCGCAGCGCCACCCCATCCCCCAGGACCGGATCAACGCGCTCCTCGTCGAGCACGCCCTCGCCGGCAAGGACGTCGTCCGGCTCAAGGGCGGCGACCCGTTCGTGCTGGGCCGCGGCGGCGAGGAGGCGCTCTTCTGCGCCGAGCACGGCGTGCCCGTCGAGGTCGTCCCCGGCGTGACGTCGGCCGTGTCGGTCCCGGCGGCCGCGGGGATCCCGGTCACCCACCGGGGGATCACGGCGTCGTTCGTCGTCGCGTCCGCGCACGAGGGGGCGAACGAGGCCCTCACCGCCCTGCGCGACGCCCCGGTCACCTCGACCCTCGTGCTGCTCATGGGCGTCAGCGCGTTGCGGGAGACGGCCGAGTCGCTCATGGCCGCCGGCCGCCCGGCGTCGACCCCCGTCGCGCTCGTCGAGTCCGGCTGGACCGCCGACCAGCGCACGACCGTGACGACGCTGGAGAAGGCGGCGGTCGTCGCCGAGGAGGAGGGGGTGCGCGCCCCCGCCGTCGTCGTCGTCGGCGACGTCGTCGCCCTGCGCGGCCAGCTCGGCGACCTGCACCGCCCCACCCCGTGA
- a CDS encoding sirohydrochlorin chelatase translates to MTTTTGDDPTPLVLLAHGSPDPRHAAGAEAVADRVRALTGDRPVHLAYLDHHGPSVDDVATALPAGTGGVLAPLLLTAATHVRDDVPEAARTLASTTGAGWAVAAALGPDPLLLDACEELLARGGTTPDPGTAVVLVLGGSSARDAITAAGDAAAERTARGWGPWVAAALSGGEPLEDAVRRLRATAGVRGVVAVTYMVADGILRDRMVEQARALDVDVAPGTLGETGALARLLLRRAAEASVS, encoded by the coding sequence GTGACGACGACGACGGGTGACGACCCGACGCCGCTGGTGCTCCTCGCGCACGGCTCGCCCGACCCGCGGCACGCCGCGGGGGCCGAGGCGGTCGCGGACCGGGTCCGCGCGCTGACGGGGGACCGGCCGGTGCACCTGGCCTACCTCGACCACCACGGCCCGTCCGTCGACGACGTCGCCACCGCGCTGCCCGCCGGCACGGGCGGGGTCCTCGCGCCGCTGCTGCTCACCGCGGCCACCCACGTGCGCGACGACGTCCCCGAGGCCGCCCGGACCCTCGCCTCGACGACCGGCGCCGGGTGGGCCGTCGCCGCCGCCCTCGGCCCCGACCCGCTGCTGCTCGACGCCTGCGAGGAGCTGCTCGCCCGCGGGGGCACGACGCCCGACCCGGGCACCGCCGTCGTGCTCGTCCTCGGCGGGTCCTCGGCCCGCGACGCGATCACGGCCGCCGGGGACGCGGCCGCCGAGCGCACGGCCCGCGGGTGGGGCCCCTGGGTCGCCGCCGCCCTCAGCGGCGGAGAGCCGCTCGAGGACGCCGTACGGCGGCTGCGGGCCACCGCCGGGGTGCGCGGGGTCGTCGCGGTGACCTACATGGTCGCCGACGGGATCCTGCGCGACCGGATGGTCGAGCAGGCCCGCGCCCTCGACGTCGACGTCGCGCCGGGGACGTTGGGGGAGACCGGGGCCCTGGCCCGGCTGCTGCTGCGCCGGGCCGCCGAGGCGTCCGTCAGCTGA
- a CDS encoding TetR/AcrR family transcriptional regulator: MTADGRTGRGPGRPRGSRSGATREAVVRAAFAAFAEGGFRGTSVAQVGERVGLSAAGVLHHVGSKEALLAEVLRLRGREDAAVAAADEAVGFAVLDRLEHVVALNTTRPGLIRLYVTLSAEAVDPEHPAHDWLLEHLEAVREAVSGALRRGVAAGTVRPGTPVDTVAQLVVAVLDGLQVQWVADPGSIDMVRAARTAFAALRAPYELS, encoded by the coding sequence ATGACGGCCGACGGCAGGACGGGGCGCGGCCCCGGACGGCCTCGCGGGTCCCGCTCGGGGGCGACCCGCGAGGCCGTCGTCCGTGCTGCGTTCGCGGCCTTCGCCGAGGGCGGCTTCCGCGGCACGTCGGTGGCGCAGGTCGGCGAGCGGGTCGGCCTCAGCGCCGCCGGGGTGCTGCACCACGTCGGCTCCAAGGAGGCGCTGCTCGCCGAGGTGCTGCGGCTGCGCGGCCGCGAGGACGCGGCGGTCGCCGCCGCGGACGAGGCGGTGGGCTTCGCCGTCCTCGACCGGCTCGAGCACGTCGTGGCCCTCAACACGACCCGGCCGGGGCTGATCCGGCTCTACGTCACGCTGTCGGCCGAGGCGGTCGACCCCGAGCACCCCGCGCACGACTGGCTGCTCGAGCACCTCGAGGCGGTGCGCGAGGCGGTGTCCGGGGCGCTGCGCCGGGGGGTCGCCGCCGGGACGGTGCGTCCCGGCACGCCGGTCGACACGGTCGCGCAGCTCGTCGTCGCCGTCCTCGACGGGCTGCAGGTGCAGTGGGTGGCCGACCCCGGGTCGATCGACATGGTGCGGGCCGCGCGGACCGCGTTCGCGGCGCTGCGGGCGCCGTACGAGCTCAGCTGA